From one Bacteroides eggerthii genomic stretch:
- a CDS encoding nucleoside kinase — MKHMLQICCKNNNIYKEFPIGSSLLDIYYGFNLNFPYQVVSAKVNNRSEGLNFRVYNNKDVEFLDVRDSSGMRTYVRSLCFILYKAVNELFPDGKLFVEHPVSKGYFCNLRIGRPIELEDVSAIKRRMQEIIAEDIPFRRTECHTTEAVRVFSERGMNDKVKLLETSGSIYTYYYTLGDTVDYYYGNLLPSTGFIKLFDIVKYYDGLLLRIPNKENPAVLEDVVKQEKMLDVFKEHLRWNYIMGLSNVGDFNLACEEGHATDLIKVAEALQEKKIAQIADEIYHRGENGNRVKLVLISGPSSSGKTTFSKRLSVQLMTNGLRPYPISLDNYFVDREDTPRDENGNYDYESLYALDLELFNSQLQALLRGEEVELPRFNFTLGKKEYKGDKLRIDKHTILILEGIHALNPELTPQISAEDKYKIYVSALTTISLDDHNWIPTTDNRLLRRIIRDFNYRGYSAQETISRWPSVRAGEDKWIFPYQENADVMFNSALLFEFAVLRCHAEPILTSVPRNCPEYAEAYRLMKFIKYFTPVQDKEIPPTSLLREFLGGSSFKY, encoded by the coding sequence ATGAAACACATGTTACAAATTTGTTGCAAAAATAATAATATTTATAAAGAATTCCCTATAGGAAGCTCACTTTTGGATATTTATTACGGTTTTAATCTTAATTTTCCCTATCAGGTAGTCAGCGCCAAAGTAAATAACCGTTCTGAAGGACTCAATTTCCGGGTCTACAACAATAAAGATGTTGAATTTTTGGATGTACGGGATTCTTCCGGTATGCGTACATATGTCCGTTCGCTTTGCTTTATCCTGTACAAGGCTGTCAATGAATTGTTTCCGGACGGAAAACTGTTTGTGGAGCATCCCGTATCCAAAGGCTATTTCTGCAATCTCCGCATCGGGCGTCCCATTGAGCTGGAAGACGTATCGGCCATAAAAAGACGGATGCAGGAAATCATAGCGGAAGATATTCCATTCCGCCGCACCGAATGTCATACCACCGAAGCCGTACGCGTATTCAGCGAACGGGGCATGAACGACAAAGTGAAACTGCTGGAAACATCCGGCTCCATATATACCTATTACTATACATTGGGAGATACGGTGGACTACTATTACGGCAATTTGCTCCCCAGCACAGGCTTTATCAAGCTGTTTGACATCGTGAAATATTACGACGGCCTCTTGCTGCGTATTCCCAACAAAGAGAACCCTGCCGTACTCGAAGATGTAGTAAAACAAGAGAAGATGCTTGATGTATTCAAAGAACATCTGCGCTGGAACTATATCATGGGGCTGAGCAATGTGGGCGACTTCAACCTTGCCTGCGAGGAAGGCCATGCAACCGACCTGATTAAGGTGGCCGAAGCCTTACAAGAAAAGAAGATAGCCCAAATTGCCGACGAAATCTATCACCGGGGAGAAAACGGAAACCGCGTAAAGCTTGTCCTGATCTCCGGCCCCTCCTCTTCCGGAAAAACAACCTTCAGCAAACGGCTCTCCGTACAGTTGATGACCAACGGACTGCGCCCCTATCCCATTTCATTGGACAACTATTTTGTAGATCGTGAAGATACTCCGCGTGACGAAAACGGCAATTATGATTATGAATCTCTCTACGCCCTCGACCTTGAGCTTTTCAACAGCCAGTTGCAAGCCTTGCTTCGGGGAGAAGAAGTGGAACTGCCCCGGTTCAACTTCACGTTAGGCAAAAAAGAATATAAAGGAGACAAACTGCGCATCGACAAGCATACCATTCTTATATTGGAAGGCATCCATGCCCTGAACCCGGAATTAACCCCGCAAATATCCGCCGAGGATAAATACAAGATTTATGTTTCCGCGCTGACAACCATCTCACTTGACGACCACAACTGGATTCCCACAACGGACAACCGCCTGTTGCGCCGCATTATCCGCGACTTCAACTATCGGGGATATTCAGCTCAAGAAACCATTTCACGTTGGCCCAGTGTACGTGCCGGCGAGGACAAATGGATCTTCCCCTATCAGGAAAATGCCGATGTCATGTTCAACTCGGCCTTGCTGTTTGAGTTTGCCGTATTGCGCTGCCATGCAGAGCCCATACTCACCAGTGTGCCACGCAACTGCCCTGAATATGCCGAAGCCTATCGTCTCATGAAATTCATCAAATATTTTACACCGGTACAGGACAAGGAAATTCCACCGACATCCTTACTGAGGGAGTTCTTGGGCGGCAGCAGCTTTAAATACTAA
- the rpoN gene encoding RNA polymerase factor sigma-54, with protein sequence MAQGSRQIQTQAQQQIQTLSPQQILVVKLLELPAIELEDRVRAELLENPALEEGKDDTAGDEYSDAPDADSGTEEGGDTDYDSLSDYLTEDDIPDYKLQENNRSKGEQAEEIPFSDTTSFYETLKEQLGERNLTEHQRELAEYLIGSLDDDGLLRKSLESISDELAIYAGIEATTGELEEALKIIQDFDPAGLGARNLQECLLIQIRRKIEQQNFTPNPLLSIEEAIISECYEDFTRKHWDKIQQKLGLEEEAFRQAINEICKLNPRPGASLGEAIGKNLQQIVPDFIVDTYDDGTINLTLNNRNVPELRMSRDFTEMVEEHTRNKANQSKESKEAMMFLKQKMDAAQGFIDAVKQRQNTLLTTMQAIIDLQRPFFLDGDESLLRPMILKDVAERTGLDISTISRVSNSKYVQTNYGIYPLKFFFNDGYVTEDGEEMSVREIRKILKECIDSEDKKKPYTDDELTEILKEKGYPIARRTVAKYRQQLNIPVARLRR encoded by the coding sequence ATGGCACAAGGTTCCCGACAGATACAGACTCAAGCGCAACAGCAGATACAGACGCTGTCACCACAGCAGATTCTGGTAGTAAAGCTACTGGAGCTTCCGGCAATAGAGCTGGAAGATCGCGTACGTGCCGAGCTTCTGGAAAACCCCGCACTGGAAGAGGGGAAGGACGATACTGCCGGTGATGAGTATTCCGATGCTCCCGACGCAGACTCCGGTACAGAAGAGGGCGGAGACACCGATTATGACTCCTTGAGCGATTATCTCACCGAAGATGATATACCCGATTACAAATTACAGGAAAACAACCGCAGCAAAGGAGAGCAGGCCGAAGAGATTCCCTTCTCCGATACCACTTCTTTCTATGAAACCCTGAAAGAACAACTGGGCGAACGCAATCTCACCGAACACCAGCGTGAACTGGCCGAATACCTCATCGGATCATTGGATGACGACGGGCTGTTACGTAAATCGCTGGAAAGCATCAGCGACGAACTTGCCATCTACGCCGGCATTGAAGCCACCACCGGAGAGTTGGAGGAAGCCCTGAAAATCATTCAGGATTTCGACCCGGCCGGATTGGGAGCCCGCAACCTGCAAGAGTGTCTCCTCATCCAGATACGACGCAAGATAGAGCAGCAAAACTTCACTCCCAACCCGTTGCTTTCTATCGAAGAAGCCATTATTTCCGAATGTTACGAAGACTTCACCCGTAAACATTGGGACAAAATACAACAAAAGCTCGGACTGGAAGAAGAAGCCTTCCGCCAAGCCATAAACGAAATCTGCAAACTGAATCCACGTCCGGGCGCATCGCTGGGCGAGGCCATCGGCAAAAACCTGCAACAAATCGTACCGGATTTTATTGTGGATACGTATGACGACGGCACCATAAACCTTACGCTCAACAACCGGAATGTTCCCGAACTGCGCATGAGCCGCGATTTCACCGAAATGGTAGAGGAACACACCAGGAACAAAGCCAACCAGTCCAAGGAGTCCAAAGAGGCCATGATGTTTCTGAAGCAGAAAATGGATGCCGCCCAAGGATTCATAGATGCCGTCAAGCAACGTCAGAACACATTGCTGACCACCATGCAAGCCATTATCGACCTGCAACGCCCTTTCTTCCTCGACGGTGACGAGTCGTTGCTCCGCCCCATGATATTGAAAGATGTCGCAGAACGCACCGGACTCGACATTTCAACAATCTCCCGTGTCAGCAACAGCAAATACGTACAGACCAATTACGGCATCTATCCGCTGAAGTTCTTTTTCAATGACGGATATGTTACGGAAGACGGAGAAGAAATGTCAGTACGGGAAATACGGAAAATACTTAAGGAATGTATCGACAGCGAAGATAAGAAAAAACCCTATACCGACGATGAACTGACAGAAATCCTGAAAGAGAAAGGATACCCGATTGCCCGCCGCACCGTAGCCAAGTACCGCCAGCAGCTAAACATACCGGTGGCAAGGCTGAGGAGATAG
- the gcvH gene encoding glycine cleavage system protein GcvH: MNFPNDVKYTKEHEWIRQEGDVAYVGITDYAQEQLGDIVFVDIQTVGETLAADEVFGTIEVVKTISDLFLPVAGEVLEQNEALEEQPELVNKDPYGEGWLIKIKPAADADFDSLLDAEAYKALIND, translated from the coding sequence ATGAATTTTCCTAATGATGTAAAGTACACAAAAGAGCATGAATGGATTCGCCAGGAAGGCGATGTAGCTTATGTAGGAATCACCGACTATGCCCAAGAACAGTTGGGTGATATTGTATTTGTCGACATCCAGACAGTAGGCGAAACATTGGCAGCCGATGAGGTATTCGGCACTATCGAAGTAGTAAAAACCATTTCCGACCTCTTCTTGCCCGTTGCCGGAGAAGTGTTAGAGCAAAACGAGGCTTTGGAAGAACAGCCGGAACTGGTAAATAAAGACCCGTACGGCGAAGGCTGGCTCATCAAAATCAAACCTGCCGCCGACGCAGACTTCGACAGCCTGCTGGATGCAGAAGCATACAAAGCACTGATTAATGATTAA
- a CDS encoding 4-hydroxy-3-methylbut-2-en-1-yl diphosphate synthase yields MGGSNPIRIQSMTNTSTQDTDACVAQAKRIVDAGGEYVRLTTQGVKEAENLMNINAALRQDGYMVPLVADVHFNPKVADVAAQYAEKVRINPGNYVDAARTFKHLEYTDEEYAQEVRKIRDRFIPFLNICKANHTAIRIGVNHGSLSDRIMSRYGDTPEGMVESCMEFLRICVAEKFMDVVISIKASNTVIMVKTVRLLAHIMEKEGMHFPLHLGVTEAGDGEDGRIKSALGIGALLADGLGDTVRVSLSEAPEAEIPVARKLVDYMTQRRNHPYIPGAVAPEFHYLSPERRTTTAVHNIGGESLPVVIAVRLDGNMDFNPQFTPDYVYAGRQLPEHPIKGMQYIIDADLWNGQPDTWPAFKSEQLPFVSGFNASLKFLFISYMGLDDEAIACLKYHPEIVLVAQSIHPNRLGEYRALAHQLMNEGLKNPLVFFQHYAEDEVENLQIKSAADMGALIIDGFCDGILLFNQSKQKGGKKISDKVTDATAFGILQAGRVRTSKTEYISCPGCGRTLYDLESTIARIKQATSHLKGLKIGIMGCIVNGPGEMADADYGYVGAGRGKISLYKKKECIEKNIPEEEAVEKLIELIKKNGDYTER; encoded by the coding sequence ATGGGCGGCTCCAATCCTATCCGCATACAAAGCATGACCAATACCTCCACGCAAGATACCGATGCGTGTGTGGCACAGGCCAAACGTATTGTGGATGCCGGCGGAGAATACGTACGCCTCACCACCCAGGGCGTCAAGGAAGCGGAGAACCTGATGAACATCAATGCCGCCCTGCGCCAAGACGGCTACATGGTGCCACTGGTGGCAGACGTACATTTCAACCCTAAAGTAGCAGACGTTGCCGCGCAATATGCGGAAAAGGTCCGCATCAACCCGGGCAACTACGTGGATGCCGCACGCACCTTCAAGCATCTGGAATATACCGATGAGGAGTACGCGCAAGAGGTCCGGAAGATACGCGACCGCTTCATTCCCTTCCTGAACATCTGTAAAGCCAATCACACCGCCATCCGTATCGGTGTGAATCATGGTTCGTTATCCGACCGTATCATGTCGCGCTACGGCGATACTCCCGAAGGCATGGTGGAATCATGCATGGAATTCCTACGGATCTGCGTAGCGGAGAAATTCATGGATGTGGTTATCTCCATAAAAGCGTCCAATACGGTAATCATGGTGAAAACCGTACGTTTACTTGCCCACATAATGGAAAAAGAAGGCATGCACTTCCCCCTACATCTCGGCGTAACGGAAGCCGGAGACGGAGAAGACGGACGCATCAAATCAGCCTTAGGCATCGGTGCTTTATTGGCCGACGGCTTAGGCGACACTGTCCGCGTATCCTTAAGCGAGGCTCCCGAAGCGGAAATTCCCGTTGCAAGAAAACTGGTGGACTATATGACGCAACGCCGCAATCATCCGTACATACCGGGTGCGGTGGCTCCCGAGTTCCATTATCTCTCTCCTGAACGCAGAACGACGACCGCTGTGCATAACATAGGCGGGGAAAGCCTTCCGGTAGTCATTGCTGTGCGTCTGGACGGGAATATGGATTTCAACCCGCAGTTTACGCCCGATTACGTGTACGCAGGACGCCAGTTGCCCGAACACCCCATCAAAGGCATGCAATACATCATCGACGCCGACCTTTGGAACGGCCAACCCGATACATGGCCCGCTTTCAAAAGCGAACAGCTGCCGTTTGTCAGCGGATTCAACGCATCATTGAAATTCCTGTTCATCAGTTACATGGGACTGGACGACGAAGCGATTGCCTGCCTGAAGTATCATCCGGAAATAGTCCTTGTAGCACAAAGCATCCACCCCAACCGACTGGGCGAATACCGCGCTTTGGCGCACCAACTGATGAATGAAGGACTGAAAAATCCTCTTGTTTTCTTCCAGCACTACGCCGAAGATGAGGTGGAAAACCTGCAAATCAAATCGGCTGCCGACATGGGAGCGCTCATCATCGACGGATTCTGCGACGGTATTCTCCTCTTCAACCAAAGCAAACAAAAGGGCGGCAAGAAGATAAGCGACAAGGTGACAGACGCCACCGCTTTCGGCATTTTGCAGGCAGGACGTGTCCGCACCAGCAAAACGGAATACATCTCCTGTCCGGGTTGCGGCCGTACGCTCTATGACCTTGAAAGCACCATCGCCCGCATCAAGCAGGCAACATCGCACCTGAAAGGACTTAAAATCGGTATTATGGGCTGTATAGTCAATGGCCCCGGTGAAATGGCCGATGCCGACTACGGGTATGTAGGCGCCGGACGAGGCAAAATCAGCCTGTACAAAAAGAAAGAATGTATTGAAAAGAATATCCCCGAAGAGGAAGCAGTGGAAAAACTGATAGAACTAATCAAAAAGAACGGGGATTACACTGAGAGATAA
- a CDS encoding S41 family peptidase — MKYLKIRWIAVLLLAVGTSFFFGFKSGDGRSFQVAKNLDIFNSIVKELDMFYVDTIDPDKTIRTGIESMLYSLDPYTQYFPEDDQSELEQMLKNSYGGIGSIITWNTKLKRSMIAEPYENMPAATVGLKAGDILMEIDGKDLAGKNNQEVSEMLRGQVGTSFKLKVQRPGTEQPLEFDIVRRSIQLPFIPYYAMLDNNIGYINLSTFSGNPSKEFKQAFLDLKKQGITSLVIDLRNNGGGLLDEAVEIANFFLPRGKTLVTTKGKIKQASNTYKTLREPLDLEIPLAVLVNSATASASEILAGALQDYDRAVVVGNRTFGKGLVQTTRPLPYGGTMKLTTSKYYIPSGRCVQAIDYKHRNEDGSVGRIPDSLTTVFHTAAGREVRDGGGVTPDITVKQDKLPNILFYLVNDNLIFNYATEYCLKHPTVPEPKDFKITDADYADFKAMVQKADFKYDQQTEKILKNLKEMAEFEGYLADASGEFEALEKKLSHNLERDLDHFSKDIKEMIAVEIIKRYYYQRGSIIQQLKDDDDLKEAAKILTAPEEYKKMLGAPLAKSDESKR, encoded by the coding sequence ATGAAATATTTAAAAATACGTTGGATAGCTGTCCTGTTGCTGGCAGTGGGTACGAGTTTCTTTTTCGGATTCAAGAGTGGTGATGGCCGTAGTTTTCAGGTAGCCAAAAATCTGGATATATTCAATTCTATTGTGAAAGAACTGGATATGTTCTATGTGGATACGATAGATCCGGACAAAACGATCCGTACCGGCATCGAGTCGATGCTCTACTCGCTCGATCCTTATACACAATATTTTCCGGAAGACGACCAGAGCGAGCTGGAGCAGATGTTGAAAAACTCGTATGGCGGTATCGGCTCGATCATAACCTGGAACACCAAGCTGAAGCGGTCTATGATAGCCGAGCCATACGAAAATATGCCGGCTGCCACCGTAGGTCTGAAGGCGGGTGACATCCTTATGGAGATTGACGGCAAAGACCTTGCGGGAAAGAACAATCAGGAAGTGAGCGAAATGCTTCGCGGACAGGTGGGCACAAGTTTCAAGCTGAAAGTGCAGCGTCCCGGAACGGAACAGCCGTTGGAGTTCGACATTGTCCGTCGTTCCATCCAGTTGCCTTTTATTCCTTATTATGCGATGCTGGACAATAACATCGGTTACATCAACTTGAGCACTTTCTCCGGCAATCCTTCCAAAGAGTTCAAGCAGGCGTTTCTTGATTTGAAGAAACAGGGAATCACTTCTTTGGTGATCGACCTGCGCAATAATGGCGGCGGTTTGCTGGATGAGGCGGTGGAAATAGCCAACTTCTTCCTGCCGAGGGGCAAAACGCTGGTGACTACGAAAGGAAAAATCAAACAGGCGAGCAATACGTATAAGACCTTGCGCGAGCCGTTGGATCTGGAAATCCCGTTGGCTGTATTGGTGAACAGCGCTACGGCTTCTGCATCGGAGATTCTGGCGGGTGCATTGCAGGATTACGATCGTGCAGTGGTGGTGGGCAACCGTACATTTGGAAAGGGGCTTGTGCAGACTACCCGTCCACTGCCTTATGGCGGTACAATGAAGCTGACCACTTCCAAATATTATATCCCAAGCGGTCGTTGCGTGCAGGCCATCGACTATAAGCACCGTAATGAAGACGGTAGTGTGGGACGTATTCCGGACAGCCTCACCACTGTATTCCACACTGCGGCAGGGCGCGAAGTGCGCGACGGTGGCGGGGTCACTCCCGATATTACCGTCAAGCAGGATAAATTGCCCAATATCCTGTTCTATCTGGTGAATGACAACCTGATATTTAATTATGCCACAGAGTATTGCTTGAAGCATCCTACGGTTCCGGAACCCAAGGATTTCAAAATCACCGATGCCGACTATGCCGACTTCAAAGCAATGGTGCAAAAGGCCGATTTCAAGTATGACCAGCAGACTGAGAAGATATTGAAAAACCTGAAGGAGATGGCCGAGTTTGAAGGCTATCTGGCAGATGCGTCGGGCGAGTTCGAAGCTTTGGAGAAGAAGTTGTCCCATAATTTGGAGCGCGACCTTGACCACTTCTCAAAAGATATCAAGGAAATGATTGCTGTGGAGATTATCAAACGCTATTATTATCAGCGCGGAAGCATTATCCAGCAATTAAAGGATGATGATGATTTGAAGGAAGCTGCCAAGATATTGACTGCTCCGGAGGAGTATAAGAAGATGCTCGGCGCCCCGCTTGCAAAATCGGACGAGAGCAAACGGTAG
- a CDS encoding sensor histidine kinase produces the protein MKRIITVLFAALFCLCAQTYAQNRADELMKQAQESLAKKEYIKARYLFLQAYNSFASQEKYTQAVECGVNASALYHRENYYKEAFELLRNAEQLIGNGEQKLKKNLPDLRFRINKERLQMYINIKNPARAKEQLKKLEETAQAAKSDSLNNDFLYTQANYYYTFGMNSQGDAAFKKLIEQYKRQKNYVKVDECYKTLISIARKANNAGLVARTYDKYIVWTDSVKALTAQDELNILKKKYDESLTTIQEKDDSLSAKQYIIIGLCVLAAILAAALVIGAIVLLRFIMLTRKQKKAIAIANEHNELKTKFIQNISAQMEPTLDTLDSQLPGVQALRTFSGHIQELSELENSLSEPYEVQEQNISTFCESVMDKIRSKVQEDVVLTVNAPKLNVKINSEHLERILLHLLENSAEYTPAGGKIWLDFKKRGAHTHQFIISDTGCGIPEEQRESIFKPFTEVKDLTQGDGLGLPICSLIATKMNGSLTLDSGYTKGARFVLELHA, from the coding sequence ATGAAAAGAATCATTACAGTACTTTTTGCGGCACTTTTCTGTCTGTGTGCCCAAACGTATGCACAAAATCGTGCCGATGAATTAATGAAACAAGCACAAGAAAGTCTTGCCAAAAAAGAATATATCAAGGCTCGCTACCTGTTCCTACAAGCCTATAATTCCTTTGCTTCACAGGAGAAATACACCCAGGCAGTGGAATGTGGCGTCAATGCCAGCGCCCTCTATCACCGCGAGAACTATTATAAAGAAGCATTCGAGTTACTGCGCAATGCAGAGCAACTGATAGGAAACGGCGAACAAAAACTTAAAAAGAACCTCCCCGACCTGCGTTTCCGCATCAATAAAGAACGGCTGCAGATGTACATCAACATCAAAAACCCTGCCCGCGCCAAAGAACAACTGAAAAAGCTGGAAGAAACAGCCCAAGCCGCCAAAAGCGACTCCTTGAACAACGATTTCCTATATACCCAAGCCAACTATTATTATACTTTCGGCATGAACTCACAAGGAGATGCGGCCTTCAAGAAACTGATAGAACAGTACAAACGGCAAAAGAATTATGTCAAGGTGGACGAATGTTACAAAACCCTCATAAGCATTGCCCGCAAAGCAAACAACGCAGGACTGGTGGCCCGCACCTATGACAAATACATTGTCTGGACAGATTCGGTCAAAGCGCTCACCGCACAAGACGAACTGAATATATTGAAAAAGAAATATGACGAGAGCCTGACTACCATCCAAGAGAAAGACGACTCCCTTTCCGCCAAACAGTACATTATTATCGGACTCTGCGTATTGGCAGCCATCTTAGCGGCAGCATTAGTAATAGGAGCAATCGTATTATTGCGTTTTATCATGCTGACGCGCAAGCAAAAAAAGGCGATTGCCATTGCCAATGAGCACAATGAACTGAAAACCAAATTCATTCAGAACATTTCCGCCCAAATGGAACCGACCTTGGATACGCTCGACTCACAGTTGCCCGGCGTACAGGCATTACGCACTTTCTCCGGTCACATCCAAGAGTTGTCCGAGTTGGAAAACAGTTTGTCAGAGCCCTATGAAGTACAGGAACAGAACATTTCAACTTTCTGCGAGAGCGTCATGGACAAAATAAGAAGCAAAGTACAAGAAGATGTGGTCCTCACTGTAAACGCTCCCAAACTGAATGTAAAAATCAATTCAGAGCATCTGGAACGTATCCTGCTACATTTGCTGGAGAATTCCGCCGAATACACTCCGGCAGGCGGAAAGATATGGTTGGATTTCAAAAAACGCGGTGCCCATACACATCAGTTCATCATCAGTGACACAGGTTGCGGAATTCCCGAAGAACAACGCGAGAGTATATTCAAGCCGTTCACCGAAGTAAAAGACCTGACTCAAGGCGACGGATTAGGCCTGCCTATCTGTTCGCTCATTGCCACCAAAATGAATGGCAGCCTCACGCTGGACAGCGGCTATACCAAAGGGGCGCGATTTGTACTGGAGCTTCACGCTTAA
- the purE gene encoding 5-(carboxyamino)imidazole ribonucleotide mutase has product MSPIVSIIMGSTSDLPVMEKAAQLLNDLHVPFEMNALSAHRTPEAVEEFAKGARKRGIKVIIAAAGMAAALPGVIAANTTLPVIGVPVKGSVLDGVDALYSIIQMPPGIPVATVAINGAMNAAILAVQMLALSNDELAEAFTAYKEGLKKKIVKANEDLKEVKYEYKVN; this is encoded by the coding sequence ATGTCTCCAATTGTCAGTATCATTATGGGCAGCACCTCCGACCTTCCTGTCATGGAAAAGGCCGCACAACTGCTCAATGATTTACATGTACCGTTCGAAATGAACGCTCTCTCTGCCCACCGCACTCCGGAAGCAGTAGAAGAATTTGCCAAAGGCGCCCGTAAGCGCGGTATTAAAGTAATTATCGCCGCAGCCGGCATGGCCGCAGCTCTGCCCGGTGTCATTGCCGCCAACACCACGTTGCCCGTAATCGGGGTGCCCGTAAAAGGCTCCGTCCTCGATGGCGTGGATGCCCTTTATTCCATTATCCAGATGCCTCCGGGCATCCCGGTAGCCACCGTAGCCATCAACGGAGCGATGAATGCTGCTATCCTTGCAGTGCAAATGCTCGCTTTGAGCAACGATGAACTGGCAGAAGCTTTTACCGCTTACAAAGAAGGTCTGAAAAAGAAAATCGTGAAAGCAAACGAAGACCTGAAAGAAGTGAAATACGAGTATAAAGTAAACTGA
- a CDS encoding aminopeptidase P family protein translates to MFAKETYVQRRALLKKNIGSGVLLFLGNDEQGLHYEDNTFRYRQDSTFLYYFGLSFAGLSAIIDIDEDKEIIFGDELTIDHIVWMGTQPTLKEKSERVGITDVMPSSEIVNYLHKAVRKGQTVHYLPPYRAEHKLKLMDWLGIPPARQEGSVPFIRAVVAQRNYKSAEEVAEIEKACNVTADMHITAMKVLRPGMYEYEVVAEMNRVAESNNCELSFATIATINGQTLHNHYHGNKVKPGDLFLIDAGAEVESGYAGDMSSTIPADKTFTPRQRAVYEIQNAMHLESVKALRPGIPYMSVYELSARVMVEGMKELGLMKGNAEDAVREGAHALFYPHGLGHMMGLDVHDMENFGEIWVGYNGQPKSTQFGRKSQRLAIPLEPGFVHTVEPGIYFIPELIDLWKGEKKFKDFINYDKVEEYRNFGGIRNEEDYLITETGARRLGKKIPLTPEEVEALR, encoded by the coding sequence ATGTTTGCTAAAGAAACGTATGTACAGCGTCGGGCCCTACTGAAGAAAAATATAGGCTCAGGAGTGTTGCTGTTCTTAGGTAATGACGAGCAAGGGCTGCATTATGAAGATAACACTTTCCGTTACCGGCAGGATTCTACATTTTTGTATTATTTCGGTTTGTCCTTTGCCGGCTTGTCGGCGATTATCGACATTGACGAGGACAAGGAGATTATTTTTGGAGATGAACTGACGATTGACCATATTGTCTGGATGGGTACACAGCCTACCTTGAAAGAGAAGAGCGAACGTGTGGGCATAACGGATGTGATGCCTTCCTCCGAGATTGTGAATTATCTGCACAAAGCGGTGCGTAAAGGACAGACGGTGCATTATCTTCCTCCTTACCGGGCGGAACATAAATTGAAACTGATGGATTGGCTGGGTATTCCGCCGGCACGACAGGAAGGATCCGTCCCTTTTATCCGCGCAGTTGTGGCGCAGCGTAATTACAAATCCGCCGAAGAGGTAGCGGAAATAGAAAAAGCATGTAATGTGACGGCCGACATGCATATTACTGCCATGAAAGTACTCCGTCCGGGCATGTACGAATATGAAGTGGTGGCGGAAATGAACCGGGTGGCCGAATCCAATAATTGCGAACTTTCATTTGCCACGATTGCTACGATCAACGGTCAAACCCTGCATAATCATTATCATGGAAATAAAGTGAAACCGGGAGACTTGTTCCTGATTGACGCCGGTGCGGAAGTGGAATCGGGCTATGCCGGTGATATGTCTTCTACGATTCCTGCCGATAAGACATTCACTCCCCGCCAGCGTGCCGTTTATGAAATTCAGAATGCTATGCATCTGGAGTCGGTCAAGGCGCTCCGTCCGGGCATCCCTTATATGAGTGTTTACGAACTTTCGGCCCGCGTTATGGTGGAGGGGATGAAAGAGCTCGGCCTGATGAAGGGTAATGCGGAAGATGCTGTTCGTGAGGGTGCACATGCCTTGTTCTATCCTCATGGGTTGGGACACATGATGGGGCTGGATGTGCATGATATGGAAAACTTCGGTGAGATTTGGGTAGGTTACAACGGCCAGCCCAAAAGTACGCAGTTCGGCCGCAAAAGCCAGCGCCTCGCCATTCCTTTGGAGCCGGGCTTTGTGCATACCGTTGAACCCGGTATCTATTTTATCCCTGAACTGATAGACCTTTGGAAAGGCGAAAAGAAGTTTAAGGATTTCATCAATTATGATAAGGTGGAAGAATACCGCAACTTCGGCGGCATCCGCAATGAAGAAGATTATCTGATAACGGAAACCGGTGCGCGCCGTTTGGGCAAAAAAATACCGTTGACACCGGAGGAAGTGGAGGCTCTGAGGTAG